The following is a genomic window from Bacillus carboniphilus.
AAACGAAAGTTAGGATGTAACCAATGGATACATATTGTAAAAGTGCTTTAAACCAAATAGGAATTTGTGTACAGACAGTAGTCGAAATAATGAGGAATCTTACAGAAGACGACCTATTGAGACGACCTACACCAAATAAATACTCCGTGGGTGAGCTACTTGAGCATTTAGCCACCATCTGTGAGGCAGATTGGAAAATTTCTAATGAGGCGACTTGGGAAGAAATGGATGAGTATTACGCAACCCTTTCTTATAAAACTATACAAGAAATTGAACGGGGACTCTTTCAAAACTATGAATCTCTTATAGGCAACTATAGAAATCTATCAGAGGCTGACCTACAGACAACAACAACTTCCTATTGGGGAGTGAGGTACACTAGGTATGAGTGGTTATTAGAAATAGTGGCTCATATGTATCACCATAGTGGCCAGCTACACGCAATGATGGTACATGTTTTGGGAAAAGATCCACAGATTATGTTGTTTGAATAAAAGGTTCTAGGGGGATGAAACGTGTCAAACGATCGATGGATGGTGTATTTACTGGTTGGACTGATTGCTTATACTGTTATCATGTCCTTTGCATTTGAAAATGAAGCATTTTTCGCTGAACAGATAAACAGTACGGTCATAATCGGATTGTTAATTATTATTATTTTGAAACTAGATAAGAAAAAACAATAACAATAGGGGGTGAATACATGAAGAAAATCGGTATTATGGGTGCTTTGCAGGTTGAAATTGATATATTACTAGAAAAAATGGACGCCCATGAAAAAAGAACAGTGGCAGGTTTTCCATTCTACTGTGGGAAATTGTATGGGAATGAAGTAATCATAACTTGTTGTGGAGTCGGAAAGGTCAATGCTGCAGCCTGTACCCAAGCTTTAATAGATAAATTCGGAGTAAATTATATAATCAATACCGGAATTGCAGGGAGCATTAGAAGCGAAATAAGGGTTTGTGATGTAGTGATTTCTTCAGATGTAACTCATCACGATGTACGAAAAGATCAGATGACGAGCTTGTTCCCTTTTCAAGAGGTTTTTCAAGCAAACGGTGAACTGATTCAGATGGCAAAAGAGGCATGCATGTCAACACTTGAGAAAAACAAACATCATATTGGGCGAATTGTAAGTGGGGAAGCCTTTGTGAGCACTACCCAGTTAAAGAACGACATTAAAGAAGCCTACCAACCGGCTTGTGTTGAAATGGAGGGTTCTGCCATTGGGCATGTGGCATTTCTAAACGATGTACCATTTGTCGTCATTCGAAGTATCTCGGACAATGCAGACGAAGAAGCTGAAATGTCATTTGAGGCTTTTGAAGAAATAGCGGCCCATCAATCAGCCGGCGTTGTTTTAGAAATGGTGAAACAGATGAACTTATCTGAAGGTTATGTGAAGAGAAGTTGACTTTGTAGGGGATGTCAGCTTCTTTTTCGTATATCGTAAATAGGTAGTTAGATAGATTCAATTTTTCAGCGGAAAGAAAATATCAATGGTTTGTGGTAAAACTAGGTAATAAAAGAAATTATCTCATAGATTAAGTACCTACAAGTGAGGGT
Proteins encoded in this region:
- a CDS encoding DinB family protein; translation: MDTYCKSALNQIGICVQTVVEIMRNLTEDDLLRRPTPNKYSVGELLEHLATICEADWKISNEATWEEMDEYYATLSYKTIQEIERGLFQNYESLIGNYRNLSEADLQTTTTSYWGVRYTRYEWLLEIVAHMYHHSGQLHAMMVHVLGKDPQIMLFE
- a CDS encoding 5'-methylthioadenosine/adenosylhomocysteine nucleosidase is translated as MKKIGIMGALQVEIDILLEKMDAHEKRTVAGFPFYCGKLYGNEVIITCCGVGKVNAAACTQALIDKFGVNYIINTGIAGSIRSEIRVCDVVISSDVTHHDVRKDQMTSLFPFQEVFQANGELIQMAKEACMSTLEKNKHHIGRIVSGEAFVSTTQLKNDIKEAYQPACVEMEGSAIGHVAFLNDVPFVVIRSISDNADEEAEMSFEAFEEIAAHQSAGVVLEMVKQMNLSEGYVKRS